A portion of the Planctomycetota bacterium genome contains these proteins:
- a CDS encoding TIM barrel protein gives MRFGIEAGEHTMTLANELSFNGVPINGHDLVGDGDPVTPLRDAGLDVCQIGMFDFNPMPDGADDGRLREVIAAAAGTGCRHIVVGPGNYNAEGAGFAAYDPRNRTDDALDRMAGALRPLCELVEKHDALLCIEAYLKGVVYSADSFSRLAEKVASPALRCNVDPSSLYDFADVIDPAAKVAETCDGLAGRYGVVHLKEVGLDDGFHLHMGLKPIGAGTTDWKQMLSLVNRHAAADDWLIVEHVGGLEEGRRSYALITEAAEQVGLALA, from the coding sequence ATGAGATTCGGCATCGAAGCCGGCGAGCACACGATGACGCTCGCCAACGAACTGTCCTTCAACGGCGTTCCGATCAACGGCCACGACCTCGTCGGCGATGGCGATCCGGTGACGCCGCTGCGTGATGCCGGGCTCGATGTGTGTCAGATCGGGATGTTCGATTTCAACCCGATGCCCGACGGTGCGGACGACGGCCGGTTGCGTGAAGTGATCGCAGCGGCGGCGGGGACCGGCTGCCGGCACATCGTCGTCGGCCCCGGCAACTACAACGCCGAAGGGGCCGGCTTCGCTGCGTACGACCCACGCAATCGTACCGACGACGCGCTCGATCGCATGGCAGGCGCACTGCGGCCGCTGTGCGAACTTGTCGAAAAACACGACGCGCTGCTCTGCATCGAAGCGTACCTCAAGGGCGTGGTTTACTCGGCCGATTCGTTCAGCCGCTTGGCTGAGAAGGTCGCTTCGCCGGCGCTGCGTTGCAACGTGGACCCGAGCAGTCTGTACGACTTCGCCGATGTCATCGACCCCGCCGCGAAGGTGGCCGAGACTTGCGACGGTCTCGCCGGTCGGTACGGCGTGGTTCACCTCAAGGAAGTCGGTCTCGATGACGGCTTTCATCTACACATGGGCCTCAAGCCCATCGGTGCCGGCACGACCGACTGGAAGCAGATGCTCTCGCTCGTCAACCGGCACGCCGCCGCTGACGACTGGCTTATCGTCGAGCACGTCGGCGGTCTCGAGGAAGGCCGGCGATCGTACGCGCTGATCACCGAAGCGGCCGAGCAGGTCGGCCTCGCGCTGGCATGA